DNA sequence from the Halorussus sp. MSC15.2 genome:
CTGTTCGGCGTATCCGCCAATTCACGGCCCCGAAAAAGCGGTGAACTCCCGTAGCGGACGCCGTCTGGGGTCTCTACGGACGCAGGACAAACTCTTTCCGCCGACCTGTCTAATCCCGGAACATGTCTCTCCACCACGCCGCCGACCCGAGCGATGAGGCGAAACCCTACGTCGAAGCGCTCGCGGATGTCTGCGACCACTACGACGTGGACGTCGAATCTCAGTACGCCACGCTTTCCGACCCCGCCAGTAAAGTCCACTACCTGACCGCGGGCGAGGGGCCGCCCCTGCTCCTCCTCCACGGACTCAGCACTAACGGGGCCACGTGGGTTCCGATGTTCGACGCCCTGACGGACCACTTCACCGTCTACGCACCCGACCGACCGGGTCGCGGTCTCTCGACCGCGGTGGACTACCGCGAGACCGGTTTCCGGCAATTCGGCGTCGAGTACCTCGCCGACCTGCTCGACGCGCTCGGAATCGAGGAGACGGCGGTGGTGGGCAACTCGCTCGGCGGGTTCCAGTCGCTCGCGCTGGCCGTAGATTACCCCGAGCGCGTGCGCCGCCTCTGTCTCGTCGGCGCGCCCGCCGGACTCTCGCGGTCGATTCCGCCCCTGTTCCGAGTCCTCGACCTTCCCTTGGTCGGTGACTGGCTGTTCGACTTCATCGAGGCGGAGTCGGTCGCGGACGCTCGGGACGCCTACCGTCGGATAAACGTCGAGGACGATTCCGCGCTCCCCGACGCCTACTTCGAACCCGGACTCGTCGCCGAGGACCTGCCGGGCCAGCGCGAGAGTCTGCGCTCGCTGATGGAGACCCTCGGGACGATGCGGGGGATGCGACCCCAGTTCGACCTGCGCGAAGCGGTCTCGGGAATCGAGACGCCGACGCGGTTCGTCTGGGGGACCGAGGACTACTTCTGGTCGCCGTCGGTCGGTCGCCCGGTTGCCAGCACGATGGCGAACGCCGACTTCGTGACGCTGAACGACCACGGCCACATGCCGTGGCTCGAACCGGACGACGACGCGACCGAAGCGGTGGTCGAGTTCCTCTCCGAGGCGTAGTATCGAAGAGCCGACGACGGGGATTTGAAGGCGTCTCCTGTTCTCACCCCGGACGTGGACCGACAGAACGTCGCAAGCG
Encoded proteins:
- a CDS encoding alpha/beta fold hydrolase, with product MSLHHAADPSDEAKPYVEALADVCDHYDVDVESQYATLSDPASKVHYLTAGEGPPLLLLHGLSTNGATWVPMFDALTDHFTVYAPDRPGRGLSTAVDYRETGFRQFGVEYLADLLDALGIEETAVVGNSLGGFQSLALAVDYPERVRRLCLVGAPAGLSRSIPPLFRVLDLPLVGDWLFDFIEAESVADARDAYRRINVEDDSALPDAYFEPGLVAEDLPGQRESLRSLMETLGTMRGMRPQFDLREAVSGIETPTRFVWGTEDYFWSPSVGRPVASTMANADFVTLNDHGHMPWLEPDDDATEAVVEFLSEA